ACCATTGTTTCTTGCGGGAGTAACAAATCCTGAATGGGCTGATTACCATCAACTAAGCATAGCTGAGGACTGACCTTCAGTTTCAGCACAGCCCTCTTCATAGCCAACAGCGTCGCCTGCAAAATATTTATTTGATCAATTTCACTGGTGGAAGCAAAACCAATCTTCCAGTCAGTGGCCAGCCCACAAATCTGCTCTGCTAGGCGAATTCTTCGAGAACTAGACAGCTTTTTACTATCCTTAATCTCAGATGCCACTAATTTTGGCAAAGCACAAGCAGGCAAAATCACTGCTGCGGCCACGACTGGACCAAATAGCGCACCTCGCCCAACTTCATCCACACCGGCAACCAAGTCCGGAAACTCCAACCAATTTGCCGAAAACTCCAGCCAAATCGGTTCCTTCTTGAAAGTAGAGGCAGAAATATCAGCCCCAGCTTTTTCACTCCTCACCATGAGAAATTTAATTATCCTCTCCGGTAGAAGAATCAGACTCTAGAGCTGAAGAACGACGGCGGCGGCGACGGTTACCAGGAGAAATATGGTTTTCTGGATCCCCGGGTTCGGGTTCGGGTCTGATGGATGCGGTAGGAGGGTCTTCAGGTTCGGGTTCGCGTCTGATGGATTCGGTAGTATTTTTCACCACTTCCACGAGGTTTCCTTCGACTGCGTTTCCTTCGACTATGCTCAGGGGTTTCAATTCTAGCTCTACCTGTGAAGTCTTCACTTCAGCATCGAGGGTTTTGACGGCGGTGGAACCTGAACTAGTTTCATTTGGTTTAGTTCTCACAGCATCGGGGCCAATAATATTAATAATTACAGACTTGGAACTTTTAACCTCTTGATCTAATTTCACTAAAGGAGAAACTCCCATCAATGCGAACACGTCTTGTTCCTCTAGAGTCATTTCCACGCTTCTAATCTCCGGTGGCTCGACTACGGGTTTGACAGGCTCGACTTTGGTCACTTTAGTTCGTTCTGCCCTTTCCTGCCAACCGGATTTACCCAGGGTGGGGGAGGGAATTTCTGGACTAGCTCTTTCCAGTTCTGGGACTGAACGCAGCCGCAGTTCCACCTCAGCATCGGAGTCCAAAACTGGCTCGTTGTCAAAACCTAGTGGCAGAGGCGTAACCCCACTTTCATCCTTGAGGTTGGCTCCATTGATACCAGTCCGACTCCGACGGATGCGTTGACGACGCTTGTTGTCTCCTGGTTCTTGATAGCTGGGATGATTTATTAAATCCAAGGGACTGATGTCACCATCACCATCAAAGACTTCCCCAAAACTATCGTATGCTTCTCGTGGTTCGCTGATTCGAGCTATTGGCAGACGTGGTTCTTTCTGAGGCAATGATACCTTGGACTGAGTGTAGCCAAAGTCAGAACGGTCGGCTAAATCTGCTGTGGTTGGCGATCGCACTTCCGATTCTCCAGGCAGATGCATAATATGTCCCAATCCACCACAAGTTGGGCAAGTATGACCAAACAATTCGTAAATATTTTGTCCTTGGCGCTTACGGGTCAGTTCTACTAGACCTAATTCGGTTAATTGAGCAATCTGAGGACGAGCTTTGTCGGCTTTCAGTGCTTTATTAAAGTGTTCTAGGACTTGCAATTGGTCACGCCGCGATTCCATATCAATGAAGTCAACGACTATGACTCCGGCAATATTTCGCAGACGTAACTGACGAGCAATTTCTGTTGCGGCTTCGCAGTTAGTCCACAGAACTGTTTCTCTGGCGGTGGCCGAGCGGGTGAAGGAACCAGAGTTGACATCGACAACTGTCAATGCTTCTGTGGGTTCAATGATAATATAACCGCCAGAAGGTAAATCTACTCTCGGCTTGAGGGCTTCTTTGATGGCGGCACTGATGCGGAAATACTCTAATATAGGTGAGCGATCGCGGTGATGATCAATCAACACACCTTGGGGAGTTTGACCTCCACTCCAGTTCTGCAAATAATGTTTGACTCGTTTCAAACCCGTACTAGAATCGACGACAATCCGATTCACATCGGCACCGTACATATCCCGCAGGACACGCTGGATAAAATCATCATCTCGATTTAAGAGGGCGGGCGCACGAGTGGAATGAGCTTCTTGCTGAATGGCTTCCCATTGCTTTTGCAGCACTTCCAAATCTTCGATAATCGCTTCTTCTGGTTTGCCTTCGGCTTCGGTACGCACGAGCAGACCCATACCGGCGGGTTTAATCAAAATCGCTAAGGCGCGCAACCGGTTGCGCTCACTTTCACTTTTAATCCGTCTGGATAAATTTACACCCCTACCATAAGGCATCAGCACGACATAGCGCCCTGGTGAGGTAATATTCCCGGTGAGCCTGGGACCTTTTGACCCTGTTGGCTCTTTCATTACCTGGACTAGGACTTTTTGCTGTGGTGCTAATAGTTCGGTAATGGCGGCGGCGGTCCGCTTCAGCTTCAATGGCCCCAAGTCTGTAACATGAATAAAGCCGTTGCGCTCTGGGTCGCCGATATTCACAAAGGCTGCATCTATTCCAGGTAATACATTTTCTACTACACCCAAATAGACATCACCGATTTGGTGATGACCAGTAGCGACGACGAGTTCTTGGATTTGATCTTCCGAAAAGACGGCAGCAATTTGATACTGTTCAGCTATGATAATTTGCTTTGGCATTCAATTTCCTCAAAAATTGGCAGCACCAACCAGAGACATGGAGGTTTGTGATACCCTTCGCCTCTGCGGTTCCCTAAAAGGCGCTGCTGATCATAAAAATTGTGACTTTTTTGCTCAATTTTCCGGTGAGCTTTTACGACTAAAACAATTGCGCTGACACGCTCTCGACTATTCCAAAACGCCTGCATAAAGTTTTAAGCAAATAAGCCATCCAGTGTTGATATTTTAGGCAATACCATCACATCTAAGGATTAGGCATTGCTACAGTTGTTTAAAAGGCATTGAGAAAAACTCGCCGATGGAAACTGTGTTTAAATTACTAGTTCACAAAATAGCTGGAGAAGGAGTGGGTTCTGTGAATCTGCCTCACCGTTGGGCTGAGGGCTGATATCGTTCGCCGTTGGCGTTGCGTTCGCTTTTGGTGTTACGAAGTCAAGCAAGGCCTTTGTCTGGGATACAATCTTTAGAAATCACACTCTCATATCTTGGCTTTCGCTCCCGTGATTACCACCAGGAGTGAACTAGTCCATTTAATGCAGCGCCAGAAAATTCTCTTGATTTGATTCTAACCCAACTGAGGGAATCAAACCTCATAATCATCCTCGGTCTGAGCAACTACTAGCAAATTGCCCTTGAGCTATTATACTCCTAAAATTAGCTGATTGCGGTGGATGTGCAGAAGTTGAAATTCTTCCTCTGCGACCATTTCCAGCATGGACAGGATGTGTTCAGGACGCAATATCACACCATCAGGGCGACAACTACCTAGATAGCGCAGGACAACTGTAGATTCTGCAACACTGGTCTGGAGGCTCTCTAGGAAATCCAATTCAAATAAGCGCGATCGCAGATTTATTAAGGTCTGCTTGCCTGACTTGCTTGTTTTCTGCCACCAAAGCTCTTCTTTGGCTTTGATTGTATCAATCCAGTTTTGCCATTGTGCAGGGGTAACGGATGCGGATGTTGCCACTGTGATTGAATAATCTGCTGCTTCCATGACTTGGTTAGCTGCTGTAGATTTTAAATCTATTGTACTAACATCATAGATGGGGATATCTGTGGGCAGTTCCTGAACGAGTCGTTGGCGGAAGGTTTCAACTTCCACAGACTCAGTTAATTCAAAATCTACAATTTCCCCACTGCTGGTAGCTCCTAGAGCTAAGGCAGAAGCGATCACAATTCGCGGCCCAGGATGAAAACCACCTGTGAAAGCAATTGGTAAACTGGCTCTGCGAATGACTCGATCAAACAGACGCATCAAATCCAAGTGACTCACCAGTGCCATTGTTCCTTGCTTGCCAAAGCAGACACGCAATCTTTGGGCTTTGGTGGTATTAGGCACAAAATTCCCGGCAAACTCTGGTATGGCTGGCGGCGGAATCACCACATTATGTCCAAAGTCGGTGCCGCAGACACCGCAGTGAGAGCAACCTTCAAATGAGCAATCAGGTACTATGGCGGCTTCCAAGGCACGTTTTAAGTCTTCTTGGAGCCATTTTTTATCGATACCAGTGTCAATGTGGTCCCAAGGTAAAGGTTGATTTAACGAATCTCCCCCGCTCCCTGCTCCCTGCTCCCCTGCTTCTTCTACTAGACGGTATTTCCAATGTAAACCAGCTTCGGCGATGGCTGTCTCCCAAGCACCATAGGCGGCATCTAAATTTTCATACCAGGAATCCATGCCGGCTCCCAATTCCCAAGCGCGACGGACGACTTTTCCTAAAGTGCGATCGCCTCTACCCACAAAGTCTTCCATTGCGGAAATGCGGACATCGGTAAAATTGACTTTGACACCCCTGATGCGGCGGAATTCTTGCCTGAGTAAATTTTGTTTACGTTTGAACTCGCTGGTAGACACTGAATGCCACTGAAAAGGCGTATGGGGCTTGGGTGTAAAGTTAGAAATTGTCAAGTTAAAGTTTAAAGGTTTTCTACCTCTACCCCGACACTCTTGTTGTAGCCAGCTAACTGTTTCTGCAATGCCGACAACATCAGGATCAGTTTCACCAGGCAAGCCAATCATGAAATATAACTTGATTTTATCCCAACCTTGTGACCAGGCAGTTTTTACACCTCTGAGTAATTCTTCATTAGTTAAGCCCTTATTTACAATGTCCCGCATTCTTTGGGTGCCGGCTTCTGGGGCAAAAGTCAATCCCCCCTGCCGTGTGCCGCCAAGAATATTGGCAATATTTTCGTCAAATCTATCTACCCGTTGACTGGGAAGAGTTAGGGAAATATTTTCGTTTTTTAACCGATTTTTGATTTCCATCCCTACTGCTGGTAAGGACAAATAATCAGAACAACTCAGCGATAACAACGAAAACTCGTTGTAACCGGTGGCGCGCATTCCGGCTTCAATGGCTGTGACTACCTGATCTGGTTCTACATCCCTAGCTGGACGAGTCAGCATTCCTGGTTGACAAAAGCGACAACCGCGAGTACAACCCCGGCGAATTTCCAGTGTCAGGCGGTCATGGACGGTCTCGACATAGGGAACTAGGCCGATAGAATAAGCGGGGATGGGGGTGGCGACCCGGCGCAGAATCCGTTTTGGCACATCTGGGCGGGAAGGATGAACTGAGCCATCGGTGGCCATATCGTAAAACTGAGGGACATATACGCCTGGTATCTGTGCTAAATCCAGGAGCAATTTTTCCCGATTCAGTTTTGCTTGTTTGCCTTCTGCCAAGACTAAACCAATTTCTGGGAGTAATTCTTCCCCATCTCCGAGGGCGAAAAAGTCAAAGAAATCGGCGTATGGTTCAGGGTTTGATGTTGCTGTCTGTCCTCCGGCAAAAATTAACGGGTAGTTACCCTCGGCTCTTTCAAGCCATGTGAGGGGAATTTCTGCCAGGTCTAACATTTCTAGGATATTAGTAGCTCCCAGTTCGTAACTGAGACTAAAACCCAAGATGTCAAATTCTCTGAGCGATCGCTTCGATTCTACGGCAAACAGGGGTGTATTAGTAGTCCGCAATTTAGCCGCCAGGTCAGCACCTGGTAGATAAGAGCGATCGCATAACTGCTGAGGCTGGGCATTCAAAATGTTATAAAGAATGATATGCCCAAGGTTGGAAGATCCGACTTCATATACTTCTGGGTAGGTTAGCGCCCAGCGTATTGTTGCCGTATCCCAAGGTTTATGTACCGCTAAATGCTCGTTACCCAAGTAACGTGCGGGCTTTAAAATATCCGGTGTGATTAATTTTTCGACTGCAACAGCCACTATGCTATCTTCTAGCTACCTTAATTACAGCTTATCTACTCTAACTTAGCATTGATTTAGGCTTTTCAGTAGAGTTGATCGCTGCAAATAACAACTCCTTTACACAAATTTACTTTTCGACTATTGATGCACATAATGTGCTAAAGGATAACTTTAATTTTCCGACACTTCAGGAATATTTGCATATTGACATCCTCATCTAATTAGAGTTCTGGAATCTTCAATTCGAGATTTCTTGGAACATAAACTGTTTTTTCGGATCTTGACCACACTTTTCCGGTGTCTTTGCGAAATCTTTATGACTTTCATCGGTCTGTTTAAAGATTGTCATAAATACAGGATAAATTGTATTCATATATACTTTTTTTCCAACCCAGTTCTCAAACAATCTACATAGACCGCCAGAGAGCAGACAAATTAGCTGTGACTTTGCTGACAAAGCTTACCTAGTCCATCACTCCAGCTAATTTCGGCAAGTCGCAGGTGTAGATTCAATCATTTTATTTTCATGCTGGCTAGGGTTGCATACCAGACTTTACGACAAATTATTGATCCAATTCCTTAGTGATATTGATCACAGAAATAGGGGAATTTAGATCACATTTTATACCAATCACTATCTTGGATAATTATTATCATATATAATTGGTTTATTAGTTATGAGAACTAAGTACGTTATTCGTCAATTGGTAGAAAAAGCGCTAGACATTAAAAAACTAACACCTGAAATCGAAAATGAAATCAATTCGGAGTTGACCCAAATGGGTCACATTTCAGATGTTGACTATGAAGCTCTAGAGCTATTAATGGCAGAAATGGATGCTGGTCGAATTAAGTTAGTACCGAGTTGGGGATATTAATCCTGATTTTGGCACTGGAATTTAATGGTAATTAAAACCCATTTTGACCATAAATAGCAAAATAAAGCCTTAAATATAGATTAACAGCAATGCTGATGGCAGCCACGAGATGATTGCTGGTTTTTTTCCGTGAACTTTAGTATTTCTCTCACCAGTGTGGCGTAAACTGTGCTAATGAGCATCCACAATTTGCATTAGTAGTAAACCGCCATGCAGCCCGCTAAACGTTTAGAAAAAATTCCTCCCTATTTGTTTGCTGAAATTAACCGCAAGCGGGAACAACTTGTGGCTGAGGGAGTTGATATCATTAATCTGGCACTGGGCGATCCAGATAAACAGACTCCGGCTCATATTCTTCAAGCCATGCATGAAGCAATTGATGATGCTTCCACCCATAACTACCCACCTTATCAGGGGACGACAGAATTCCGGGAGGCGGCGGTTAATTTAATGGAACGTCGGTTTGGGGTAACAGGGTTAAATCCAGAGACAGAAGTTATCTCTTCCATTGGTTCCAAAGAAGCAATACACAACACCTTCTTAGCTTTTGTCGAAGCGGGAGACTATACCCTCATCCCAGATCCTGGTTATCCTGTGTATCAGACTGCGACAATTTTCGCTGGTGGTGAACCTTATACCATGCCTTTGAAGGCAGAAAACAATTATTTACCTGATTTAAATACGATTCCTGAAGAAATTGCCCGTAAAGCCAAATTATTGTGGATTAATTATCCGAATAATCCCACTGGAGCCTTAGCCAGCTTAGAATTTTTTGAAGAACTGGTAGCTTTCTGCAAGCAGTATAATATTTTGCTATGTCATGACCATGCTTACTCAGAGATGGCTTATGATGGCTATAAACCGCCGAGTGTCCTGCAAGTTCCTGGTGCAAAAGATGTAGCCATTGAGTTTCACAGTTTGTCTAAGTCGTATAACATGACAGGCTGGCGCATTGGCTTTGTAGTTGGTAACGCCATTGGTATTCAAGCTTTGAGACAGGTGAAAACCAACGTCGATTCTGGAGTATTTAAGGCAATTCAAAAAGCCGCGATCGCAGCTTATTCTACCAGTGAAGCAGAACTGCAATCTCTCATGTCAGTTTACCAAAAGCGTCGCGACATTATTGTGCAAGGATTACAATCCCTGGGCTGGCCAATTGCACCGCCGAAAGCTACACTTTACGTCTGGGTTCCTGTACCTCCAGGATATTCTTCCACAGAATTTGTCTCCCTTTTACTTGACAAATGTGGCATTATGGTTCCTCCGGGTAATGGTTATGGTGCAGCCGGCGAAGGTTTTTTCCGAATTGCCCTCACAATTCCCGATGAGCGGATGCATGAAGCCATTCAACGCCTCAGAGATGCTGGTATTCGTTACGCTTGATTGGTAATTTGTCATTTGTCATTTGTCATTGGGAAATAAATATCTTCTCCCCCCTGCACCCTGCCCCCTGCCCCCCTGCCTCTTATCTTCCCCCCCGCACCCTGCACCCTGCACCCCTGCTTCTTCATACGCTTGCCAAATTTGGTGAATAAATTGATTAAATTGCTGTTTAGCAGCTGAATCAGGTTCGGTTTTTCGTTCTTTTGCCAAAATTTGGCTCAATAAGGTAATTACTTCTGTATCAAACGCTGGTCGAAATAAATTTACAGGCCAAAGTAAATCGGATGCATCTCGCATATCAGTCACGAGTGGTGATTCTTCGCTAAAGCTGACTAGCAGCAAGGGACGTACCCAGCACAACTGACGAGAAACCACTACTTGGATGACTTCTGTAAACAGATTCCTGTCACTATGGTCTAAAGACACAATTTGTCCTGGTTGAAAGTCTAGGCTCATGTTGACGCAGTTGAGACAGTGGCAAGCCACTATTTTTGTAGTTTATTTAATTTTAAAATTGAAAATGCGCTATTTTTACACAAAAATAATTTAAAATTAGAATATCAATCTTAACCCTGTCAGGTATTGGGACTTTTACGCGAAATCAACTCAACCGAAAAGCATTCCCACACCATCAGGTTTGCATAGGAATGTTATAAGATTAAGTAAATAACTGTTAAGTAACTGCTAAACAGTTATCTCGGTTGTAGTAAATCATCGAATAAAGAGCAAAGAGCCGTGTCAGTCGAAACTATTGAAAAGCCTTCCACGTCCCGCAAGCTCGCGCCTCGCTATCGGGTTTTGATCCATAATGACGACTATAATTCTATGGAACACGTGGTGCAGTCACTATTAACCACAGTACCGAGTCTTACCCAGCCTCAAGCTGTGAGCATTATGATGGAAGCCCATACTAATGGTCTAGCTTTAGTCATTACTTGTGAGCAAGAACACGCTGAGTTTTATTGCGAAACATTAAAAGGTCATGGTTTAAGCAGCACAATTGAACCTGAAGAATAAATAAAAATATTGTCTAGGGAAGGAAGATCAGACAAAGATATTGCCTCTAACTTGTGACTGTGATTTTGTCCTCTTCCTCAATTCCGCATGAAAATAAACCTAATTCGTTTAGCCCAACGCCCTGTACCCATCAGGCTGGGTTATTTTATTGCAGCTTTATTACTGCTATGGTTACCCTTTGCTGTCCCGATTTACTTATTAGTTAGTGATTCTAACTTAGTAAGTATCTTGACAATGGTGGTGTTATATGTTGAATTTATTTTTCTCTTGAAGCTATGGGGGAAAAATGTCTATCAGCAACCCCGGATACTCAAGCAATATGGTTTGGAAATCACGCAGATCAACGCTGTATATTTGCTGAGTGGTTTAGCCACTGGGATAATTAGCATTCTTGTAGTATTCGGGCTACAAGGTTTCTTTGGTTGGCTGGTGTGGCAACAACCGCAGGTTTTCTTGCTGAGAATAATTGTTGAGGGTTTACTTGTCTCTTTGGGTATCGGGTTTGCGGAAGAGTTGGTATTTCGAGGTTGGTTACTTGATGAGTTGGAACGGGATTATAGTCTTAATGTGGCACTTTGGATAAATGCTGTGGCCTTTGCGGTCTTGCATTTTATTAAGCCTTTAGAGGCAATTATTCAAACACTACCACAATTTCCAGCTTTAGTATTGCTAGGGTTAACGCAGGTATGGGGAAAGCGTTGGCGTAGGGGACGCTTGGGTTTACCTATTGGTTTGCATGGTGGTTTAGTTTGGGGCTATTACATCATTAATGTTGGGGGATTAATTGAATATTCTGGTCAAGTTCCTGATTGGATAACTGGTGTAAATCAGAATCCTTTACAAGGAGTGATGGGAGTGGTGTTTATGGGTATATTGGCTTTGTGGATGCGGTGGCGAGCAAATACCAAATCTCAACCGATATAAATTTGACAGATTCCCGAACTCATATTATTTGACGTTTTGCGGCGCGGTTAATGCTGCTATTAATACAGGGCGGAGGGTAGAAAAGCCCCTGCCGGTTCGTTATACAGGCCGAGGCTCATCAACGTTGCGGTCTGGGTGACACGCAAGCCATGATTCAAACACCAACGGAACAGGTCGGCGTTACGCATCGGAACATAGAAGCCAAACTCATCGGACGCTGGAGCCGCTCCAATTAGTGCCTTTAAGTCCTCATTGTTTTCGCCAACAGCGTGGCCGAAGAAGCCAATTTCACTGGCGTAGCCTGATACGCGCCCATCACACTCGACCAGCATTGCCGTACCCCGCCCGACAGCACCCTTTAGTTCGCCCGCCCGGTTATGACCATGAATGCGATCGCAAAGTTGATTACACGCAGCAAGGTCGGCCTCAGTCGCCGGACGAACGGTGCGGCCGGGTATCTTCAAGCCGAGGGGTTGTCCTCGCAGGTCTGCCAGTGACTCGCGCACCTCGAAGCCGAGTTTTGTATACAGGGCAAGGGAACAGCTGTTATGCGCGGCCTGAACAAGCCGCACACCGGCGCACCGTTTTTCCTGTACCCTCTGTAAAACATTTTCCATCAGGCGGCGACCAACCGACCTGTTTTGCGCTGCGGGGTCTACTGTAGTGGGGCCGATTCCGGCGATAGTGTCACCTTCCCACAAACAGTTGCTGCCGATGATGCGCCCATCCTCAGCCTCAGCCACGACCGCATAAACCGTCGGGTCTGCCAACAATTCGCTCAACATATCCGCCCCAAACTCCGCAGAAGGAAAGTCGGGTAGGAAGCCGTGCTGTTCCGCAACAACACGTAACCCTTCATACAAAATAGTGCCACAGGGGAGTGCGTCGTCGGGCCGTCCCGCACGCAAGATCACCGAAGATATTTGTTCAAATACTTGATCCATGATGAAAAACCTTTTAAGTGTTCCGTTAGCAACTTTTTTAAAATACTGAAATTTAATGATTTTTGTCTTGTCAATTCTTGCGGAATAGAACAATCTACTTTCTTCTGAGACAATAGGGATTTAAGCGTTGCTTCTGCCCATGAATCTGCGACCAGAATCTTTATTTCATCCCCCAGAGGATAAAATTCCCCTTGATCAGCCTCCACTAGAAGTGCGATCGCAATGGGGACGCTGGATAGAAACACCGGAGATGATGGTA
This genomic interval from Nodularia sp. LEGE 06071 contains the following:
- a CDS encoding ribonuclease HII; the protein is MVRSEKAGADISASTFKKEPIWLEFSANWLEFPDLVAGVDEVGRGALFGPVVAAAVILPACALPKLVASEIKDSKKLSSSRRIRLAEQICGLATDWKIGFASTSEIDQINILQATLLAMKRAVLKLKVSPQLCLVDGNQPIQDLLLPQETMVKGDERSLTIAAASIVAKVWRDDLIIRLALKYPLYHLEQNKGYGSQKHLAALQQYGASPLHRQSFRPCQVSPVITPKSVG
- a CDS encoding Rne/Rng family ribonuclease codes for the protein MPKQIIIAEQYQIAAVFSEDQIQELVVATGHHQIGDVYLGVVENVLPGIDAAFVNIGDPERNGFIHVTDLGPLKLKRTAAAITELLAPQQKVLVQVMKEPTGSKGPRLTGNITSPGRYVVLMPYGRGVNLSRRIKSESERNRLRALAILIKPAGMGLLVRTEAEGKPEEAIIEDLEVLQKQWEAIQQEAHSTRAPALLNRDDDFIQRVLRDMYGADVNRIVVDSSTGLKRVKHYLQNWSGGQTPQGVLIDHHRDRSPILEYFRISAAIKEALKPRVDLPSGGYIIIEPTEALTVVDVNSGSFTRSATARETVLWTNCEAATEIARQLRLRNIAGVIVVDFIDMESRRDQLQVLEHFNKALKADKARPQIAQLTELGLVELTRKRQGQNIYELFGHTCPTCGGLGHIMHLPGESEVRSPTTADLADRSDFGYTQSKVSLPQKEPRLPIARISEPREAYDSFGEVFDGDGDISPLDLINHPSYQEPGDNKRRQRIRRSRTGINGANLKDESGVTPLPLGFDNEPVLDSDAEVELRLRSVPELERASPEIPSPTLGKSGWQERAERTKVTKVEPVKPVVEPPEIRSVEMTLEEQDVFALMGVSPLVKLDQEVKSSKSVIINIIGPDAVRTKPNETSSGSTAVKTLDAEVKTSQVELELKPLSIVEGNAVEGNLVEVVKNTTESIRREPEPEDPPTASIRPEPEPGDPENHISPGNRRRRRRSSALESDSSTGEDN
- a CDS encoding TIGR03960 family B12-binding radical SAM protein, translating into MAVAVEKLITPDILKPARYLGNEHLAVHKPWDTATIRWALTYPEVYEVGSSNLGHIILYNILNAQPQQLCDRSYLPGADLAAKLRTTNTPLFAVESKRSLREFDILGFSLSYELGATNILEMLDLAEIPLTWLERAEGNYPLIFAGGQTATSNPEPYADFFDFFALGDGEELLPEIGLVLAEGKQAKLNREKLLLDLAQIPGVYVPQFYDMATDGSVHPSRPDVPKRILRRVATPIPAYSIGLVPYVETVHDRLTLEIRRGCTRGCRFCQPGMLTRPARDVEPDQVVTAIEAGMRATGYNEFSLLSLSCSDYLSLPAVGMEIKNRLKNENISLTLPSQRVDRFDENIANILGGTRQGGLTFAPEAGTQRMRDIVNKGLTNEELLRGVKTAWSQGWDKIKLYFMIGLPGETDPDVVGIAETVSWLQQECRGRGRKPLNFNLTISNFTPKPHTPFQWHSVSTSEFKRKQNLLRQEFRRIRGVKVNFTDVRISAMEDFVGRGDRTLGKVVRRAWELGAGMDSWYENLDAAYGAWETAIAEAGLHWKYRLVEEAGEQGAGSGGDSLNQPLPWDHIDTGIDKKWLQEDLKRALEAAIVPDCSFEGCSHCGVCGTDFGHNVVIPPPAIPEFAGNFVPNTTKAQRLRVCFGKQGTMALVSHLDLMRLFDRVIRRASLPIAFTGGFHPGPRIVIASALALGATSSGEIVDFELTESVEVETFRQRLVQELPTDIPIYDVSTIDLKSTAANQVMEAADYSITVATSASVTPAQWQNWIDTIKAKEELWWQKTSKSGKQTLINLRSRLFELDFLESLQTSVAESTVVLRYLGSCRPDGVILRPEHILSMLEMVAEEEFQLLHIHRNQLILGV
- a CDS encoding LL-diaminopimelate aminotransferase: MQPAKRLEKIPPYLFAEINRKREQLVAEGVDIINLALGDPDKQTPAHILQAMHEAIDDASTHNYPPYQGTTEFREAAVNLMERRFGVTGLNPETEVISSIGSKEAIHNTFLAFVEAGDYTLIPDPGYPVYQTATIFAGGEPYTMPLKAENNYLPDLNTIPEEIARKAKLLWINYPNNPTGALASLEFFEELVAFCKQYNILLCHDHAYSEMAYDGYKPPSVLQVPGAKDVAIEFHSLSKSYNMTGWRIGFVVGNAIGIQALRQVKTNVDSGVFKAIQKAAIAAYSTSEAELQSLMSVYQKRRDIIVQGLQSLGWPIAPPKATLYVWVPVPPGYSSTEFVSLLLDKCGIMVPPGNGYGAAGEGFFRIALTIPDERMHEAIQRLRDAGIRYA
- the clpS gene encoding ATP-dependent Clp protease adapter ClpS translates to MSVETIEKPSTSRKLAPRYRVLIHNDDYNSMEHVVQSLLTTVPSLTQPQAVSIMMEAHTNGLALVITCEQEHAEFYCETLKGHGLSSTIEPEE
- a CDS encoding CPBP family intramembrane glutamic endopeptidase; translated protein: MKINLIRLAQRPVPIRLGYFIAALLLLWLPFAVPIYLLVSDSNLVSILTMVVLYVEFIFLLKLWGKNVYQQPRILKQYGLEITQINAVYLLSGLATGIISILVVFGLQGFFGWLVWQQPQVFLLRIIVEGLLVSLGIGFAEELVFRGWLLDELERDYSLNVALWINAVAFAVLHFIKPLEAIIQTLPQFPALVLLGLTQVWGKRWRRGRLGLPIGLHGGLVWGYYIINVGGLIEYSGQVPDWITGVNQNPLQGVMGVVFMGILALWMRWRANTKSQPI
- a CDS encoding GNAT family N-acetyltransferase, with translation MFYSARIDKTKIIKFQYFKKVANGTLKRFFIMDQVFEQISSVILRAGRPDDALPCGTILYEGLRVVAEQHGFLPDFPSAEFGADMLSELLADPTVYAVVAEAEDGRIIGSNCLWEGDTIAGIGPTTVDPAAQNRSVGRRLMENVLQRVQEKRCAGVRLVQAAHNSCSLALYTKLGFEVRESLADLRGQPLGLKIPGRTVRPATEADLAACNQLCDRIHGHNRAGELKGAVGRGTAMLVECDGRVSGYASEIGFFGHAVGENNEDLKALIGAAPASDEFGFYVPMRNADLFRWCLNHGLRVTQTATLMSLGLYNEPAGAFLPSALY